The genome window CTTTCCGGATCGCCGCCCGAAGTATCCACCACGACGTTCGGCATGTCGGCGATCGCCTCGATGCCCCGGTAGCCCACCCCATTGAGATGGGCCATGATGATCCTCGCGCGGGGATGGCGGCGGGCGAGGTCGGTCACGTCGAAGGGCGTGGACTCGCCGGGCAGGTTACCGGTGGTCTTCAACCAGGCGTGCTGCAGCACCGGTACGTCCAACGACACGGCCGCTTCCATGATCGGGTCGAGCCCGGGGTCCGTTGCCCGGCGCGCTACCCACAGCTTGACCCCGGCCATGGCCTGGCCCCTTACGCACCGTTCGATCTCGGCGGCGGCCTCGTCCGGAAACGCGGGTGTGACATAGCAGAACGGCAGGATCGCGTCGGGTTGTGCGTCCCGCATCCGTAACACGTAGTCATTGGCCTGCCGGCACTGTTTGGGTGTGGGCTCATAGGGCGTGGTTTCATGCAGCGAAAACACGCACATCCGGGTCACGCCGGAACGGAGGGCGGTTGCGATCAACCTTTCCGCGTCCTCGACAGGCGAGGAAACCCCATAGGTGCCGAAGCAGTTCAGGGGATGTACGTGGATATCCAGCACCGGTCCACCGGGCAGAAGCTTCTGACGCAGGGAGGCGAGGGTCATGGCAATCGGGCAGTGAGGAGTATTGCGTGACGGGGCGTGGTGCCCGGAACAGCGCCGGGCACGGACGGGTCGTTACTACAGCCCGTAGACCGTTACAGCCGGTAGAAGGAGATGGCGTTGTCGTGGAACAGCTTGCGTCTTTCGGCGTCCGAAAGTCCGCTGGTCGCCCAGGACAGGGTATCCACCCAGCGCGGGTACTCCGTGGCCTGGAAGGCGACGGGCCAGTCCCCGCCGTACATGACCCGGTCTATGCCGAAACACGCAATCACGTGGTCGATGTAGGGCTTCAGATCCTCGGGCGTCCACCGCTCCATGTCCGCCTCGGTGACGAGCCCCGAAATCTTGCAGTAGACATTGGGCATCTCCGCCAGGGTCCTCAATTCGTTCTTCCACGGATCGAATACCTGGTTCTTGATGTCGGGCTTGCCGATATGATCCAGGATGAAGGAGACGTCGGGGCACTGCCGGACAAATTCGATCGCATTGGCCAGTTGCGGGTGGAAGATGCAGATATCGAAGGACAGCCCGTGGGACGGCAGAAGGCGGACCCCTTCGATGAAACCGGGCTGCAGGCAAAAGGCGGCGTCCTCGGACTGCAGCAGGCGGCGGATGCCCTTTACCAGGGGAATGGCGGCCAGGGTCTCGAGATCTTCGTCGACCGCCGCGCCCCGTTCGAGCGGCGCGTTGGCCACGATCCCGCGGATCCGGCCGTCCTGCCGGGCGAGACCGGATACCCATTCCGCTTCCTGGACGTGCTGGCCGGCGTCGCATTCGCATTGCACGAAGACCATCTGCTCCACCTGGACCGCTCCGCAGGCCTGCCGGTATTCTTCCAGCAGGTACCGCTGGTTCAGCAGGGGAATACCGTCCAGCCAGCTGTATCTCAGGTGATTCGGGTCCCAGAGATGTACGTGGGTATCGACAATGGGGAAATCCACCATGGCGTGATCCTCAAATACCTTTGGAAGAGACGCTTTGG of Gemmatimonadota bacterium contains these proteins:
- a CDS encoding amidohydrolase family protein, which produces MVDFPIVDTHVHLWDPNHLRYSWLDGIPLLNQRYLLEEYRQACGAVQVEQMVFVQCECDAGQHVQEAEWVSGLARQDGRIRGIVANAPLERGAAVDEDLETLAAIPLVKGIRRLLQSEDAAFCLQPGFIEGVRLLPSHGLSFDICIFHPQLANAIEFVRQCPDVSFILDHIGKPDIKNQVFDPWKNELRTLAEMPNVYCKISGLVTEADMERWTPEDLKPYIDHVIACFGIDRVMYGGDWPVAFQATEYPRWVDTLSWATSGLSDAERRKLFHDNAISFYRL
- a CDS encoding amidohydrolase; translation: MTLASLRQKLLPGGPVLDIHVHPLNCFGTYGVSSPVEDAERLIATALRSGVTRMCVFSLHETTPYEPTPKQCRQANDYVLRMRDAQPDAILPFCYVTPAFPDEAAAEIERCVRGQAMAGVKLWVARRATDPGLDPIMEAAVSLDVPVLQHAWLKTTGNLPGESTPFDVTDLARRHPRARIIMAHLNGVGYRGIEAIADMPNVVVDTSGGDPESGMVEVAVSRLGAHRVVYGSDAPIRHFGVTMNKVLGAGIPDADKRAILWDNILRILKLGE